A section of the Ciceribacter thiooxidans genome encodes:
- a CDS encoding phosphatase PAP2 family protein, whose protein sequence is MKIDIKAAESGHLQQPGTRKMLRAAVALFVLWWALLLVFYLWPDIDLSVAGAFFEPGPCTGTHTPATVCGSFPWSKDSLAVAVRKVFFYIPAAAGVLLLGILVDGLARRGAAYGAARLQQLGLSLAALLLGPYVLVNLLLKSFSGRPRPYQTDLFGGDLPFVPAGSFMGQCDNNCSFISGEAAGAGWVACLLLFLPAKLRPVLAPPILVVALVTPAMRIAFGGHYLSDVVLGWLSSLVVFTAVFAVFEIARKRKIER, encoded by the coding sequence GACACCTGCAACAGCCCGGAACGCGAAAGATGTTGCGTGCCGCCGTTGCCCTCTTCGTTCTCTGGTGGGCACTGCTGCTCGTCTTCTATCTATGGCCGGACATCGACCTTTCCGTCGCGGGTGCCTTCTTCGAGCCCGGTCCCTGCACCGGGACCCACACGCCAGCCACCGTTTGCGGCAGCTTTCCCTGGAGCAAGGATTCCCTCGCCGTCGCCGTGAGGAAGGTTTTCTTCTACATTCCGGCCGCCGCCGGCGTGCTGCTGCTCGGCATTCTCGTCGACGGTCTCGCCCGGCGCGGTGCGGCCTATGGTGCGGCGAGGCTGCAGCAACTCGGCCTCTCGCTCGCGGCTCTCCTCCTCGGTCCCTATGTGCTGGTGAACCTACTCCTCAAGAGCTTTTCCGGGCGGCCCCGCCCCTACCAGACCGACCTCTTCGGCGGCGACCTGCCCTTCGTCCCGGCCGGCTCCTTCATGGGGCAGTGCGACAACAACTGCTCCTTCATTTCGGGCGAGGCCGCAGGTGCAGGCTGGGTCGCCTGCCTCCTTCTCTTCCTGCCGGCGAAGCTCCGTCCGGTCCTCGCGCCGCCGATCCTCGTCGTCGCGCTGGTGACGCCGGCGATGAGGATCGCCTTCGGCGGCCATTATCTCTCCGACGTCGTGCTCGGCTGGCTCTCTTCGCTCGTCGTCTTCACAGCCGTCTTCGCCGTGTTCGAAATAGCGCGAAAACGGAAAATTGAGCGGTAG
- a CDS encoding LptF/LptG family permease, which produces MKLLEHYILRRVFQMMLTALLPVLAIIWTTQVLGRINLVTDSGQSVGSFMKLATLILPTIIPAVLPFALVIGITQTLSAMNNDSELAVIDAAGAPRSIINRPIVVFAILLSIFSFFMANFVEPKLRVAAREMVAAAYADLLSTVIEEKTFRRIEDGLYVQISERLSGRVLKGLLVADSRDPAYDLIYYAREGAVDETGTALVMRDGEVHRKAPDGNVSVVRFDSYSFDLSDLTQTRGQAQLHALDRDLPYLFNPDMTDPDVKRNYGEYRSELHKRLTSWAFPFVFALIALALSGNARSHREARIPPMATALTIALVIFWLGNYTVKLTEKNEAYAPSSTCCRLSAAASRR; this is translated from the coding sequence ATGAAGCTTCTCGAACACTACATCCTGCGGCGCGTCTTTCAGATGATGCTCACCGCCCTGCTGCCGGTCCTGGCGATCATCTGGACCACGCAGGTGCTCGGGCGAATCAATCTGGTGACAGACAGCGGACAATCGGTCGGTTCGTTCATGAAGCTCGCCACCCTGATCCTGCCGACGATCATTCCGGCGGTGCTGCCTTTCGCGCTGGTGATCGGCATCACCCAGACGCTCTCGGCGATGAACAACGATTCCGAACTGGCGGTGATCGATGCGGCCGGCGCACCGCGCAGCATCATCAACCGCCCGATCGTCGTCTTCGCGATCCTGCTTTCGATATTTTCCTTCTTCATGGCGAACTTCGTCGAGCCGAAGCTGCGGGTCGCCGCCCGCGAGATGGTCGCCGCCGCCTATGCCGACCTTCTGTCGACGGTCATCGAGGAGAAGACTTTCCGCCGCATCGAGGACGGCCTCTACGTGCAGATCTCGGAGCGGCTGTCCGGCCGCGTCCTCAAGGGACTTCTCGTCGCCGATTCGCGCGATCCGGCCTATGATCTCATCTATTATGCGCGCGAGGGCGCGGTCGACGAGACAGGCACGGCCCTGGTGATGCGCGACGGCGAAGTGCACCGCAAGGCCCCGGACGGCAACGTTTCGGTCGTGCGTTTCGATTCCTACTCTTTCGACCTTTCGGATCTGACGCAGACACGCGGCCAGGCCCAGTTGCACGCCCTCGACCGCGACCTGCCCTATCTCTTCAATCCCGACATGACCGACCCCGACGTCAAGAGGAACTACGGCGAGTACAGGAGCGAGCTGCACAAGCGGCTTACGAGCTGGGCTTTCCCCTTCGTGTTCGCGCTGATTGCGCTTGCCCTCTCCGGCAATGCCCGTTCCCATCGCGAGGCACGCATTCCGCCGATGGCGACGGCGCTGACGATCGCGCTCGTCATCTTCTGGCTCGGCAATTACACGGTCAAGCTCACGGAGAAGAACGAGGCTTATGCCCCCTCATCTACATGCTGCCGCTTGTCAGCAGCGGCATCGCGGCGCTGA
- the lptG gene encoding LPS export ABC transporter permease LptG, which produces MIFTLGRYFLRRYVVTTLWFLVGVTSIIYLIDFSETTGRFAGLTGYSLPGVLYLTALRLPLILQQTIPFVALFVGMTTLIALNRKSELVVARAAGISVWQFMMPFIVGALMVGLVTTLVINPLAAWGQSQALNIESTWREASNRRKETTAVPWLRQISGKDDVVIGGRTVLENGTLITDAVLIHFDSDGRIILRQDARSAKLKDGYWLLTDVTETRPGEVPTRLATAKVSTNLKQEFVQQRLAQPETVAFYDLSQKIAVARSFGVSTKALETQFHSLLSLPFLLVAMTLIAATVSLKFSRFNQSRSVILGGILSGFVLYVVTTLVKAFGSSGVVPPFVAAWVPVVVAMALGATILLHQEDG; this is translated from the coding sequence ATGATCTTCACCCTCGGCCGCTATTTCTTGCGGCGCTATGTCGTGACCACGCTCTGGTTCCTCGTCGGCGTGACGTCGATCATCTATCTGATCGATTTCAGCGAGACGACAGGCCGGTTTGCCGGGCTCACGGGCTATTCGCTGCCCGGCGTCCTCTACCTGACCGCGCTGCGCCTGCCGCTGATCCTGCAGCAGACAATCCCGTTCGTCGCTCTCTTCGTCGGCATGACGACGCTGATTGCGCTCAATCGCAAGTCGGAACTCGTCGTCGCACGCGCCGCCGGCATATCGGTCTGGCAGTTCATGATGCCCTTCATCGTCGGGGCTCTGATGGTCGGCCTCGTCACCACGCTGGTCATCAATCCGCTGGCGGCGTGGGGACAAAGCCAGGCACTCAACATCGAATCGACCTGGCGTGAGGCGAGTAACCGCCGCAAGGAGACGACCGCCGTTCCGTGGCTGCGCCAGATCAGCGGCAAGGATGACGTGGTCATCGGCGGAAGGACCGTTCTGGAGAACGGCACCCTGATTACGGATGCCGTGCTCATCCACTTCGACAGCGACGGCCGGATCATCCTTCGGCAGGATGCACGGTCGGCAAAGTTGAAAGATGGTTACTGGCTCCTTACCGACGTCACCGAGACGCGGCCGGGCGAAGTTCCGACAAGGCTCGCTACAGCCAAGGTCAGTACCAATCTGAAACAGGAGTTCGTCCAACAGCGTCTCGCACAGCCGGAGACTGTTGCTTTTTATGATCTTTCTCAGAAAATTGCCGTTGCGCGATCGTTCGGCGTCTCCACCAAAGCGCTTGAAACGCAGTTTCACTCGCTGCTGTCGCTTCCGTTCCTGCTCGTCGCCATGACCCTGATCGCCGCCACCGTCTCGTTAAAATTCAGTAGATTCAACCAGTCCCGGTCGGTGATTCTGGGTGGAATCCTTTCGGGCTTCGTGCTTTATGTTGTAACCACGCTTGTCAAAGCATTCGGAAGCAGCGGTGTCGTGCCGCCATTCGTCGCGGCATGGGTACCGGTCGTCGTGGCGATGGCACTCGGAGCGACGATCCTGCTTCACCAGGAGGATGGTTAG
- a CDS encoding LPS-assembly protein LptD has translation MAVTDRGNIRRLFLALLTSAAVCSYLSSTVAVRAQDSGQLRNLEPSIPEDAKLLLAANELVYDRDAERVIARGAVQINYAGYQMVARQVEYDQKSGRMTATGNIELVEPGGNRLYADTMDVTDDFADGFLKALRIETTDNTRLAAESGQRVGGRDIILNKGVYTACLPCADHPERPPLWQVKAERVVQNGETHTIRLEKARFELFGRTVAVLPFLEVPDHTVKRKSGFLFPEMQTSQNLGFGLTVPYYIALSNQRDATIRATGFTSQGLLLETEVRQRFEKGTATLRFAGIQQLHSENFDAGTSDARRDQRGMVASKGEFKINPRWTFGWDVMLQSDNNFARTYNLDGLDGTTHANDVYLSGLGERNYFDLHGYYFDVQDADPESNAEKRQPVVLPSLDYSYVAPEPVAGGQLSGTLNFTGLSRFKTDEVDTDADGISDRFRGLKGSMSRMTAETEWKRTFSVPGGLQLTPLLAARGDAYWLDMNSPTGYTGDYYDQATASRHMLTAGLEARYPILITTDNSSHIVEPIAQIYARNDEQLAGRLPNEDAQSFVFDATNLFERDKFSGFDRVEGGTRANVGIRYTGTLDNGLGLRAIFGQSYQLAGLNSFATDDLVHAGADSGLETDRSDYVGMAGIDIPNGLTLSANARFDERTFDVRRTDASLGFTNDRLLANLTYTQIAAQPEYGFKDKNDELQAASSVKVDEYWSVFGSLTWDINNATINRKGIGISYADECTIFSLVYSDKRDPNDESASDWTIGARLTFRTLGDVRVGKTDLAGFD, from the coding sequence GTGGCGGTAACAGACCGCGGAAATATCAGAAGGCTGTTTCTGGCCCTGCTGACGAGTGCCGCTGTGTGCTCCTACCTGTCCTCGACGGTCGCTGTGCGCGCGCAGGACAGCGGGCAGCTGCGCAATCTCGAGCCCAGTATTCCCGAAGACGCAAAGCTTCTGCTCGCCGCCAACGAACTCGTCTATGACCGTGATGCCGAGCGCGTCATCGCGCGTGGCGCTGTACAAATCAATTATGCCGGCTATCAGATGGTGGCCCGGCAGGTTGAATACGACCAGAAGAGCGGTCGCATGACGGCCACCGGAAACATCGAGCTCGTCGAGCCGGGCGGCAACCGGCTCTATGCCGACACAATGGACGTCACCGACGATTTCGCGGACGGCTTCCTCAAGGCGCTCCGGATCGAAACGACCGACAACACCCGCCTGGCCGCGGAAAGTGGTCAGCGCGTCGGCGGCCGGGACATCATTCTCAACAAGGGCGTCTATACGGCCTGCCTTCCCTGCGCCGATCACCCGGAACGGCCGCCGCTCTGGCAGGTCAAGGCCGAGCGCGTCGTGCAGAACGGCGAGACCCATACGATCCGTCTCGAAAAAGCCCGTTTCGAGCTCTTCGGCAGGACGGTCGCGGTACTCCCCTTCCTCGAAGTGCCGGATCATACGGTGAAGCGCAAATCGGGCTTTCTGTTCCCCGAGATGCAGACCTCGCAGAACCTCGGCTTCGGCCTGACGGTTCCTTACTACATCGCGCTTTCCAACCAGCGTGACGCGACGATCCGCGCCACCGGCTTCACCAGCCAGGGCCTGCTTCTGGAGACGGAAGTCCGCCAGCGCTTCGAGAAGGGAACGGCGACGCTCCGCTTCGCCGGCATCCAGCAGCTCCACAGCGAAAATTTCGACGCCGGCACCAGCGACGCGCGCAGGGACCAGCGCGGGATGGTGGCTTCCAAGGGCGAGTTCAAGATCAATCCCCGCTGGACGTTCGGCTGGGACGTCATGCTGCAGAGCGACAACAACTTCGCGCGCACCTACAATCTCGACGGACTCGACGGCACCACGCATGCCAACGACGTCTACCTGTCGGGTCTCGGCGAGCGGAACTATTTCGACCTGCACGGCTACTATTTCGACGTGCAGGATGCCGACCCCGAGAGCAACGCCGAGAAGCGCCAGCCGGTCGTGCTGCCGTCCCTCGACTACAGCTATGTGGCACCCGAGCCTGTGGCCGGCGGGCAATTGTCCGGTACGCTCAACTTCACCGGGCTGTCGCGTTTCAAAACAGACGAAGTCGACACGGATGCAGACGGCATCAGCGATCGCTTCCGCGGGCTCAAGGGATCGATGAGCCGGATGACGGCAGAGACCGAATGGAAGCGGACATTCTCCGTTCCGGGCGGCCTTCAGCTCACCCCGCTGCTTGCTGCCCGCGGCGATGCCTACTGGCTCGATATGAACAGCCCGACGGGCTATACCGGCGATTACTACGACCAGGCGACCGCAAGCCGTCATATGCTGACGGCAGGGCTCGAGGCGCGCTATCCGATCCTGATCACCACCGACAACAGCAGCCATATCGTCGAGCCGATCGCGCAGATCTATGCGCGCAACGACGAGCAGCTTGCCGGCCGGCTGCCGAACGAGGATGCGCAGAGCTTCGTCTTCGACGCTACCAACCTCTTCGAACGTGACAAGTTTTCCGGTTTCGACCGCGTCGAAGGCGGCACCCGCGCGAATGTCGGCATCCGCTATACCGGCACGCTCGACAACGGTTTAGGCCTGCGTGCCATCTTCGGCCAGTCTTACCAACTCGCCGGCCTGAACTCGTTTGCGACGGATGACCTCGTCCATGCGGGCGCAGATTCCGGTCTGGAAACCGACCGCTCCGACTATGTCGGCATGGCGGGCATCGACATACCGAACGGCCTGACGCTGAGCGCCAATGCGCGTTTCGACGAACGAACGTTCGACGTGCGCCGCACCGATGCGAGCCTCGGCTTCACCAACGACCGGCTGCTGGCGAACCTTACCTACACGCAGATCGCCGCACAGCCTGAATACGGTTTCAAGGACAAGAACGACGAGCTGCAGGCGGCAAGTTCGGTCAAGGTCGACGAATACTGGTCGGTCTTCGGTTCGCTCACCTGGGACATCAACAACGCCACGATCAACCGCAAGGGGATCGGCATCTCCTATGCCGACGAGTGCACGATCTTCTCGCTGGTCTACTCCGACAAACGCGACCCGAACGACGAGTCCGCGAGCGACTGGACGATCGGCGCACGACTGACCTTCCGCACGCTCGGTGACGTCCGCGTCGGCAAGACCGACCTCGCCGGCTTCGATTGA
- a CDS encoding SurA N-terminal domain-containing protein, with the protein MTFGKKQTRILLLCAAALAFTAAPGPLPGLPVAHAASEVAVVVNKTAITTGDVAKRMAFLRLQHRKGDLKKMAREEMVDETLKRQEIARVGMSVSTEEVDAAFARFASSNKLSAQQLTGILSQAGVTADHFKAYIAVSMSWPRLVNARYGSRGKLSSQEVATRLLERKEKPVTTEYFLKQVIFVVPANKKGIVGKRKSEAEASRSKFPGCDQAMEFAKNYRDVSIRNLGRVLAPELPDDWKPLIEKAKGATTGTRVTDRGVEYLAICNQRQVSDDVAAEVVFRAEDLGKEKPSDNPNAKKYLDDLRSKAQIVYR; encoded by the coding sequence ATGACTTTTGGCAAAAAGCAGACACGTATCCTGCTTCTCTGTGCGGCAGCGCTCGCCTTCACCGCAGCCCCCGGCCCCCTGCCTGGCCTTCCCGTAGCCCATGCGGCGAGCGAAGTCGCCGTGGTCGTCAACAAGACCGCGATCACCACGGGCGACGTCGCCAAGCGCATGGCCTTCCTGCGCCTTCAGCACCGTAAGGGCGACCTGAAGAAGATGGCGCGCGAAGAGATGGTCGACGAGACCCTGAAGCGTCAGGAGATCGCCCGCGTCGGCATGTCGGTCAGCACCGAAGAGGTCGATGCCGCCTTTGCCCGTTTCGCGAGTTCCAACAAGCTCTCCGCCCAGCAGCTGACAGGAATCCTTAGCCAGGCCGGCGTCACGGCCGACCACTTCAAGGCATATATCGCCGTCTCGATGAGCTGGCCGCGCCTCGTCAACGCCCGCTACGGTTCCCGCGGCAAGCTTTCGAGCCAGGAGGTCGCGACGCGTCTCCTGGAGCGCAAGGAAAAGCCGGTCACCACGGAATACTTCCTGAAGCAGGTGATCTTCGTCGTCCCTGCGAACAAGAAGGGCATCGTCGGCAAGCGCAAGTCGGAAGCCGAAGCCTCGCGTTCGAAGTTCCCCGGCTGCGATCAGGCGATGGAGTTCGCCAAGAACTATCGCGACGTGTCGATCCGCAACCTCGGCCGCGTGCTCGCGCCGGAACTGCCCGACGACTGGAAGCCGCTGATCGAGAAGGCGAAGGGTGCGACGACCGGAACGCGCGTCACCGACCGCGGCGTCGAGTATCTGGCGATCTGCAACCAGCGCCAGGTGTCGGATGACGTCGCGGCGGAAGTCGTCTTCCGCGCCGAAGACCTCGGCAAGGAGAAGCCGTCGGACAATCCGAACGCAAAGAAGTACCTCGATGACCTGCGCTCCAAGGCGCAGATCGTCTATCGCTGA
- the pdxA gene encoding 4-hydroxythreonine-4-phosphate dehydrogenase PdxA: MTQTESLPLALSQGDPAGVGPDIALSAWLERTVHDVPPFLFIGDPAVLAVRARQLDIDVPLKETDAAGAVSVFSDALPVLPIPTGVDVVAGSPHVSTAKSTIAAIEAAVQLCFDGKVRGMVTNPIAKAVLYEAGFGFPGHTEFLAHLASRATGQTCRPVMMLAGSKLKAVPVTIHIPIKDVPAALTESLILETCRVTAKDLKERFGLSSPRLAVAGLNPHAGEGGAIGLEDEEIIHPAIMQLREEGIDAFGPLPADTMFHDEARRRYDVAICMYHDQALIPVKALGFDDSVNVTLGLPFVRTSPDHGTAFGIAGTGIARHDSLVAALKLASEISRPAGAAS; the protein is encoded by the coding sequence ATGACACAGACCGAGAGCCTTCCTCTCGCACTCAGCCAGGGGGACCCGGCGGGTGTGGGTCCCGATATCGCACTTTCGGCCTGGCTGGAGCGGACGGTTCACGACGTGCCACCGTTCCTCTTCATCGGAGATCCGGCCGTTCTCGCCGTTCGTGCGAGGCAGCTCGACATCGACGTGCCGCTGAAAGAGACCGATGCCGCCGGTGCCGTGTCCGTCTTCTCCGATGCGCTCCCGGTGCTGCCGATTCCAACCGGCGTCGACGTGGTGGCGGGCAGCCCGCACGTTTCGACCGCCAAGTCGACGATCGCCGCGATCGAGGCGGCCGTCCAACTCTGCTTCGACGGCAAGGTGCGCGGCATGGTCACCAACCCGATCGCAAAGGCCGTGCTCTACGAAGCCGGCTTCGGCTTTCCGGGCCATACCGAATTCCTGGCCCATCTCGCGAGCCGCGCCACGGGGCAGACCTGCCGTCCGGTGATGATGCTTGCCGGGTCGAAGCTGAAGGCTGTGCCGGTCACCATCCATATCCCGATCAAGGATGTTCCGGCTGCGCTGACCGAGTCGCTGATCCTCGAGACCTGCCGCGTCACGGCCAAGGACCTCAAGGAGCGTTTCGGCCTTTCCTCGCCGCGGCTTGCCGTCGCCGGGCTCAATCCCCACGCGGGCGAAGGCGGGGCGATCGGGCTCGAGGACGAGGAGATCATCCATCCGGCGATCATGCAGCTGCGGGAGGAAGGAATCGACGCCTTCGGTCCGCTGCCCGCCGATACCATGTTCCACGACGAGGCGCGCCGTCGCTACGACGTCGCGATCTGCATGTACCATGACCAGGCGCTGATCCCGGTCAAGGCGCTCGGTTTCGACGACTCCGTCAACGTGACGCTCGGCCTTCCCTTCGTGCGCACCTCGCCCGACCACGGCACCGCCTTCGGCATCGCCGGCACCGGCATCGCCCGCCACGACAGCCTCGTCGCCGCACTGAAGCTCGCTTCGGAGATCTCCCGCCCCGCGGGCGCCGCCTCCTGA
- the rsmA gene encoding 16S rRNA (adenine(1518)-N(6)/adenine(1519)-N(6))-dimethyltransferase RsmA, whose translation MAALDGLPPLRDVIRRHELDARKALGQNFLLDLNLTQKVARTAGSLEGVTVFEVGPGPGGLTRAILALGAKKVIAVERDARCLPALAEVAEHYPGRLEVIEGDALKTDFEALVPEGPVKIIANLPYNVGTQLLVNWLLPKTWPPFWQSLTLMFQKEVGQRIVADEDDDHYGRLGVLCGWRTDAHMAFDVPPQAFTPPPKVTSTVVHLIPKANPLPCSAEKLERVTHAAFGQRRKMLRQSLKSLGGEALLVKADIDPARRAETLSVEEFVRLANSL comes from the coding sequence ATGGCGGCTCTCGACGGTCTTCCGCCGCTGCGCGACGTCATTCGTCGCCATGAGCTCGACGCCCGCAAGGCGCTCGGCCAGAACTTCCTGCTCGATCTCAACCTGACGCAGAAGGTCGCCCGCACCGCAGGCTCGCTCGAAGGCGTGACCGTGTTCGAGGTCGGTCCCGGACCGGGCGGCCTCACCCGCGCGATCCTCGCGCTCGGCGCCAAGAAGGTGATCGCCGTCGAACGCGACGCCCGCTGCCTGCCGGCGCTCGCCGAGGTGGCCGAACACTATCCCGGTCGGCTGGAGGTGATCGAGGGCGATGCGCTGAAGACCGATTTCGAGGCGCTCGTACCCGAAGGTCCGGTCAAGATCATCGCCAACCTGCCCTACAATGTCGGCACGCAGTTGCTGGTCAACTGGCTGCTGCCGAAGACCTGGCCACCGTTCTGGCAGTCCCTGACGCTGATGTTCCAGAAGGAAGTCGGCCAGCGCATCGTGGCGGACGAGGACGACGATCACTACGGCCGCCTCGGCGTGCTCTGCGGCTGGCGCACCGACGCCCACATGGCCTTCGACGTACCGCCGCAGGCCTTCACGCCGCCGCCGAAGGTCACCTCGACCGTCGTCCATCTCATCCCGAAGGCAAATCCCCTGCCCTGTTCGGCGGAAAAGCTCGAGCGCGTCACGCACGCCGCCTTCGGCCAGCGGCGCAAGATGCTGCGCCAGAGCCTCAAATCCCTCGGCGGCGAAGCCTTGCTCGTAAAGGCCGACATCGACCCGGCGAGACGGGCCGAGACGCTGTCGGTGGAGGAGTTCGTCCGGCTGGCGAATTCGCTCTGA
- a CDS encoding carboxymuconolactone decarboxylase family protein, with protein MSARLDIFSAAPALMKKWMGVSMDAAASLEPSLIELVKIRASQINGCANCLNMHTVEARAKGESEQRIYLLSAWHEAPCYSDRERAALGWTDALTRLSEGHSHDRAYEALKAHFTEDEQVKLTLMINVINGWNRLAVGFGLWVDPAAAKAAQTEVAA; from the coding sequence ATGAGTGCAAGACTTGATATCTTCTCCGCCGCTCCCGCCCTGATGAAGAAGTGGATGGGCGTGTCGATGGATGCCGCCGCCAGCCTCGAGCCCAGCCTTATCGAACTCGTCAAAATCCGCGCCTCGCAGATCAACGGCTGCGCCAACTGCCTCAACATGCACACCGTCGAGGCCCGAGCGAAGGGCGAGAGCGAGCAACGCATCTATCTCCTCTCCGCCTGGCACGAGGCGCCGTGCTATTCCGATCGCGAGCGCGCCGCGCTAGGCTGGACCGACGCCCTGACCCGGCTCTCGGAAGGCCACTCGCACGACCGGGCCTACGAGGCGCTGAAGGCGCATTTCACGGAGGACGAACAGGTGAAGCTCACATTGATGATCAATGTCATCAACGGCTGGAACCGTCTCGCCGTCGGCTTCGGCCTCTGGGTCGACCCCGCCGCGGCGAAAGCAGCCCAGACGGAGGTGGCGGCCTGA
- a CDS encoding sigma-70 family RNA polymerase sigma factor, translating into MAPQSQEDAAASFDPLRPKLIRVAYRMLGSVADAEDVVQEAFIRWMGADRHAVREPEAFLRRTVTRLCLDQLKSARRQRETYVGPWLPDPVVEDEEEEDVTLPLMLALERLSPLERAAFLLHDVFGLPFEEVATTIERDPPACRQLATRARGHVREARSRFQIDKERGVELAEAFFAASRSGDMSALGAMLAADVSVHADGGGKRAAAGAPIFGFEAVMMLHDHLAELFRKNGSQLVHAGFINGLPGFVSLEADGELQTTALDIVDGKIAAIYVVRNPDKLRHLN; encoded by the coding sequence ATGGCACCCCAGTCCCAGGAGGACGCGGCGGCGAGCTTCGACCCGCTGCGTCCGAAACTCATCCGCGTCGCCTACCGGATGCTCGGTTCGGTGGCCGACGCCGAGGACGTGGTACAGGAGGCCTTCATCCGCTGGATGGGGGCCGACCGCCATGCGGTGCGCGAGCCGGAGGCCTTCCTCCGGCGCACGGTGACGCGGCTTTGTCTCGATCAGCTGAAATCGGCAAGGCGCCAGCGCGAGACCTATGTCGGCCCCTGGCTTCCAGATCCGGTCGTCGAGGACGAGGAGGAAGAAGACGTCACGCTGCCGCTGATGCTGGCGCTGGAGCGTCTCTCGCCGCTCGAACGTGCGGCCTTCCTGCTGCACGACGTGTTCGGCCTGCCCTTCGAGGAGGTCGCCACCACGATCGAACGGGACCCGCCCGCCTGCCGGCAGCTCGCCACCCGTGCGCGGGGCCATGTGCGCGAGGCACGGTCACGCTTCCAGATCGACAAGGAACGCGGCGTCGAACTCGCCGAGGCCTTCTTCGCGGCCTCGCGCAGCGGCGACATGTCAGCGCTCGGGGCGATGCTCGCGGCCGACGTCAGCGTCCATGCCGACGGCGGCGGAAAACGCGCAGCGGCCGGCGCACCCATCTTCGGCTTCGAGGCTGTCATGATGCTGCATGATCATCTGGCCGAGCTCTTCCGGAAGAACGGCTCGCAACTCGTCCACGCCGGCTTCATCAACGGACTGCCGGGGTTCGTCTCGCTGGAGGCCGACGGCGAACTCCAGACGACGGCGCTCGATATCGTGGACGGGAAGATCGCGGCGATCTACGTCGTCCGCAATCCCGACAAATTGCGGCACCTGAATTAG
- the gmk gene encoding guanylate kinase yields MGKPKGGVVEIARRGLMLVISSPSGAGKSSIARTLLSQPDMQISVSVSVTTRERRHSEVEGVHYRFVSQREFEALRASDSLLEWAEVHGNFYGTPRDPVEIAMAEGRDMLFDIDWQGAQQLQEKMPADVVSIFILPPTMAELQSRLHRRAEDTEEVIQTRLANSRSEIEHWREYDYVIVNDDLNTAIDSVKSIIKAERLRRDRRHGLFDFVNGLITET; encoded by the coding sequence ATGGGTAAGCCGAAGGGGGGCGTGGTGGAGATCGCCAGGCGCGGATTGATGCTGGTGATCTCGTCGCCGTCGGGCGCGGGAAAGTCGTCGATCGCGCGCACGCTGCTCAGCCAGCCGGACATGCAGATCAGCGTGTCGGTGAGCGTCACCACGCGCGAGCGTCGCCACAGCGAGGTGGAGGGTGTCCACTACCGCTTCGTCTCACAACGCGAGTTCGAGGCATTGCGCGCCTCCGACTCCCTGCTCGAATGGGCCGAGGTCCACGGCAATTTCTACGGCACGCCGCGTGATCCGGTGGAAATCGCCATGGCCGAGGGCCGCGACATGCTCTTCGACATCGACTGGCAGGGCGCCCAGCAGCTGCAGGAAAAGATGCCGGCCGACGTGGTGTCGATCTTCATCCTGCCGCCGACCATGGCCGAACTGCAGTCGCGCCTGCATCGCCGCGCGGAAGACACGGAAGAGGTGATCCAGACGCGGCTTGCCAATTCGCGCTCCGAAATCGAGCACTGGCGGGAATACGACTACGTGATCGTGAACGACGATCTCAACACCGCGATCGACTCGGTCAAATCGATCATCAAGGCAGAGCGGCTGCGGCGCGACCGGCGCCACGGCCTGTTCGACTTCGTCAACGGGCTCATCACCGAGACATAA